Genomic segment of Agrobacterium larrymoorei:
GCTACGGCATCCCCGCCTCAGCGAAAGATGCAACGGAGCGTGGCGCAATCCTGATCGCCAATGGCTCCCGCTTAGCGCTTGCTGATTTCCGGGAGATTTTCTTAAAGCTGCTGGTGATCAATGTGATTGCGCGCCCAGAGGTTCTGGCTGCCCGTCTGTCGGGCCGCGGTCGTGAGAGCGTGTCGGAGATTTCCCGTCGGCTGGAGCGCAGCGGTGTCGACGTCTGCGGCGATTTCGAGGTGGTGACGCTGGACAATAGCGGGGATGTCTGTGTGGCGGGCGAGGCGTTCCTGACAATCGTGAGGGATTTGCTAGCAAACTAAAATCTTGCCTGTCTTTGCCCGCGCCTTGAAGGGCAGAGAGCCATGACATTGCCGAGGCTTACGAACCGCCCCAGCCCGCAATCAGCGGCTC
This window contains:
- the phnN gene encoding phosphonate metabolism protein/1,5-bisphosphokinase (PRPP-forming) PhnN, whose translation is MSADETDSSPNTSSTLGTMIVVVGPSGAGKDTLIDYALERIGKHPRLHHVRRVITRSSDAGGELHEGVDDAEFERRRLSGAFCVSWSAHGLSYGIPASAKDATERGAILIANGSRLALADFREIFLKLLVINVIARPEVLAARLSGRGRESVSEISRRLERSGVDVCGDFEVVTLDNSGDVCVAGEAFLTIVRDLLAN